In the genome of Globicephala melas chromosome 3, mGloMel1.2, whole genome shotgun sequence, one region contains:
- the SPRY4 gene encoding protein sprouty homolog 4 isoform X2 → MEPPIPQSVPLTPSSVMVQPLLDSRMAHGRLQHPLTILPIDQMKTSHVENDYIDNPGLAPPTGPKRTRGAAPELALTPARCDQDITHHWISFSGRPSSVSSSSSTSSDQRLLDHMAPPPVADQASPRAVRIQPKAIHCKPLDLKGPAVPPELDKHFLLCEACGKCKCKECASPRTLPSCWVCNQECLCSAQTLVNYSTCMCLVQGVFYHCTNEDDEGSCADHPCSCSRSNCCARWSFMGALSLVLPCLLCYLPATGCVKLAQRGYDRLRRPGCRCKHTNSVICKAAAGDAKASRPDKPF, encoded by the coding sequence ATGGAGCCCCCGATCCCACAGAGCGTCCCCTTGACTCCCAGCTCAGTCATGGTCCAGCCCCTTCTGGACAGCCGTATGGCCCACGGCCGGCTCCAGCACCCCCTCACCATTCTCCCCATCGACCAGATGAAGACCAGCCACGTGGAGAACGACTACATCGACAATCCTGGCCTGGCACCCCCCACCGGCCCCAAGCGGACCCGGGGTGCAGCCCCAGAGCTGGCCCTGACACCCGCCCGCTGTGACCAGGACATCACCCACCACTGGATCTCCTTCAGCGGGCGCCCCAGCTCTgtgagcagcagcagcagtacgTCCTCTGACCAGCGCCTCTTGGACCACATGGCCCCCCCGCCCGTGGCTGACCAGGCCTCCCCGAGGGCCGTGCGCATCCAGCCCAAGGCCATCCACTGCAAGCCACTGGACCTCAAGGGCCCGGCCGTCCCCCCAGAGCTGGACAAGCACTTCTTGCTGTGCGAGGCCTGCGGGAAGTGTAAGTGCAAGGAGTGCGCCTCCCCCCGGACGTTGCCCTCCTGCTGGGTCTGCAACCAGGAGTGCCTGTGCTCCGCCCAGACGCTGGTCAACTATAGCACCTGCATGTGCCTGGTGCAGGGCGTCTTCTACCACTGCACCAACGAGGACGATGAGGGCTCCTGCGCCGACCACCCCTGCTCCTGCTCGCGCTCAAACTGCTGCGCCCGCTGGTCCTTCATGGGCGCCCTCTCCCTGGTGCTGCCCTGCCTGCTCTGCTACCTGCCCGCCACCGGCTGCGTGAAGCTGGCCCAGCGCGGCTATGACCGCCTGCGCCGCCCCGGATGCCGCTGCAAGCACACGAACAGCGTCATCTGCAAGGCAGCCGCCGGAGACGCCAAGGCCAGCAGACCCGACAAGCCTTTCTGA
- the SPRY4 gene encoding protein sprouty homolog 4 isoform X1, translating to MLFSLQYTDENLVGPLEAYFSTQPRTSGPMEPPIPQSVPLTPSSVMVQPLLDSRMAHGRLQHPLTILPIDQMKTSHVENDYIDNPGLAPPTGPKRTRGAAPELALTPARCDQDITHHWISFSGRPSSVSSSSSTSSDQRLLDHMAPPPVADQASPRAVRIQPKAIHCKPLDLKGPAVPPELDKHFLLCEACGKCKCKECASPRTLPSCWVCNQECLCSAQTLVNYSTCMCLVQGVFYHCTNEDDEGSCADHPCSCSRSNCCARWSFMGALSLVLPCLLCYLPATGCVKLAQRGYDRLRRPGCRCKHTNSVICKAAAGDAKASRPDKPF from the exons ATGCTTTTTTCCTTGCAGTATACAGATGAGAACCTTGTGG GGCCCCTAGAAGCCTACTTCTCTACACAGCCCAGGACCTCTGGCCCCATGGAGCCCCCGATCCCACAGAGCGTCCCCTTGACTCCCAGCTCAGTCATGGTCCAGCCCCTTCTGGACAGCCGTATGGCCCACGGCCGGCTCCAGCACCCCCTCACCATTCTCCCCATCGACCAGATGAAGACCAGCCACGTGGAGAACGACTACATCGACAATCCTGGCCTGGCACCCCCCACCGGCCCCAAGCGGACCCGGGGTGCAGCCCCAGAGCTGGCCCTGACACCCGCCCGCTGTGACCAGGACATCACCCACCACTGGATCTCCTTCAGCGGGCGCCCCAGCTCTgtgagcagcagcagcagtacgTCCTCTGACCAGCGCCTCTTGGACCACATGGCCCCCCCGCCCGTGGCTGACCAGGCCTCCCCGAGGGCCGTGCGCATCCAGCCCAAGGCCATCCACTGCAAGCCACTGGACCTCAAGGGCCCGGCCGTCCCCCCAGAGCTGGACAAGCACTTCTTGCTGTGCGAGGCCTGCGGGAAGTGTAAGTGCAAGGAGTGCGCCTCCCCCCGGACGTTGCCCTCCTGCTGGGTCTGCAACCAGGAGTGCCTGTGCTCCGCCCAGACGCTGGTCAACTATAGCACCTGCATGTGCCTGGTGCAGGGCGTCTTCTACCACTGCACCAACGAGGACGATGAGGGCTCCTGCGCCGACCACCCCTGCTCCTGCTCGCGCTCAAACTGCTGCGCCCGCTGGTCCTTCATGGGCGCCCTCTCCCTGGTGCTGCCCTGCCTGCTCTGCTACCTGCCCGCCACCGGCTGCGTGAAGCTGGCCCAGCGCGGCTATGACCGCCTGCGCCGCCCCGGATGCCGCTGCAAGCACACGAACAGCGTCATCTGCAAGGCAGCCGCCGGAGACGCCAAGGCCAGCAGACCCGACAAGCCTTTCTGA